GTTCAACGCCTGGAACATCACAACCAGCACCACCACCACCTCCAACAATACCACCACCCGTTGTGGTTAATGGCACAGTACAAGTTGTTAATACCGCAATTGATTCCCCAAATATCAATATTGTTATTGCAGACGAAAACCTGATTACCGAACTTGAGTATGCAGATGCTTCTACCGTGCTTTCAGTGCCGCCAAAAACCTATCAAGCAAGCGTAAATGCCATTTTGCCTGGTGATAATAATACGCTTTCTATACTTGAGCCTGTTGACTTAACCGTAGCCGAAGCGAAACGATATACCGTTTTCACAGTGGGTAAAGTGGCGGATGCCAGTCTAAGTGCATTAATTGTTCCGGGGCAACTGGGTGGTATACCCTTAAATAAAATTCGACTGCAATTAGTTCATGCCGCTGCAAGTGCTCCTGAAGTGAGTGTCCATGTCACGGTACCAGGTGCTGAATTAGCAACGCCAGAAGCCACATTTTCTTTTAAAGGTTACAGCAAGCCAATTATTCTAGATCCTGCTAACTATCAGGTACGCATTACGCTAACAGATAATCAAACCGTACTTTTTGACAGTGCTAGCTTAGATTATACCGCAGTGGGTACAGATTTAGTGTTGGCGGCAATTGATAGCCAGTTTTCCGGCGCCTCACCGGTTTCACTTTTAGCGGTAGCGCAAGATGGCAGTCAAAAAAATATTTTTGACGTCAACGCTAATGCTTCAATACGGATTGTGCATAACGCATCCGATGCCGAGCCTTTTGAAATTAAAACCAGTAGTGATACCAGCTTAGGAAATGTGATTTCTTTTACTGAGTTTTCTGATTATCTGCAAGTGGTCCCTAAAACATATGAGGTAAGCATCATTTTAGATTCTAGTAGTACTAATAGTATTACTGTTGCAGCGGGACAGTATTACAGCTTGCTTGCTAGCGGATCTGTTAATGAAAGTGATGATGCTGCCATCGAGGCTTTAATCTATACCGATAAATCACGGCGTATTGCCACAGAAGCGCAACTAAGAATTATTCATGGTTCTACTTTGTCG
The sequence above is drawn from the Rheinheimera salexigens genome and encodes:
- a CDS encoding DUF4397 domain-containing protein, whose amino-acid sequence is MMGINNSALLMVLSLLLIGCGGGGSSTPGTSQPAPPPPPTIPPPVVVNGTVQVVNTAIDSPNINIVIADENLITELEYADASTVLSVPPKTYQASVNAILPGDNNTLSILEPVDLTVAEAKRYTVFTVGKVADASLSALIVPGQLGGIPLNKIRLQLVHAAASAPEVSVHVTVPGAELATPEATFSFKGYSKPIILDPANYQVRITLTDNQTVLFDSASLDYTAVGTDLVLAAIDSQFSGASPVSLLAVAQDGSQKNIFDVNANASIRIVHNASDAEPFEIKTSSDTSLGNVISFTEFSDYLQVVPKTYEVSIILDSSSTNSITVAAGQYYSLLASGSVNESDDAAIEALIYTDKSRRIATEAQLRIIHGSTLSGNVDIYITANGDISQATANFSNVAYKTDVGYMSLPAGDYVITVTKAAEKTVVIETAVSLTTNRIYTAITRDGENLDSTMLGLIKIDDFVVE